One Streptomyces formicae genomic window, AGGCGTCACCCTCACCGGAGTAAAGGGCTGAGAACCGATATGAAGCTCGCAGTGGTCGGCGGAGGGTCGACCTACACCCCCGAACTCATCGACGGATTCGCGCGGTTGAGGGACACCTTGCCGATCGAGGAGCTCGTCCTCGTCGATCCGGCGACCGACCGTCTCGATCTGGTGGGCGGCCTCGCGCGGCGCATCTTCGCCAAGCAGGGCCACCCCGGACGCATCGTCACCACCTCCGACGTGGACGCGGGCGTCGCGGACGCCGACGCCGTCCTCCTCCAGCTGCGCGTCGGCGGACAGGCGGCCCGCAACCAGGACGAGACGTGGCCGCTGGAGTGCGGCTGCGTCGGCCAGGAGACCACCGGCGCGGGCGGCCTCGCCAAGGCGCTGCGCACGGTCCCCGTCGTCCTGGACATCGCCGAGCGGGTGCGCCGCACCAACCCGAACGCGTGGATCATCGACTTCACCAACCCGGTCGGCATCGTCACGCGCGCGCTGCTCCAGGCCGGGCACAAGGCCGTCGGCCTGTGCAACGTGGCGATCGGCTTCCAGCGCAAGTTCGCCAAGCTGCTCGACGTCGCGCCCGGCGAGGTCCACCTGGACCACGTGGGGCTCAACCACCTCACCTGGGAGACGGGCGTACGTCTCGGCGGGCCCGGCGGCGACGACGTCCTGCCGAGGCTGCTCGCCGAGCACGGGGACGCGGTCGCCGAGGACCTGCGCATGCCGCGCGCGATCGTCGACCGGCTCGGTGTCGTGCCCTCGTACTACCTGCGCTACTTCTACCAGCACGACGCCGTGGTCGAGGAGCTGCGGACCAAGCCGTCGCGCGCCTCCGAAGTGGCCGCGATGGAGCGGACGTTGCTGGAGATGTACGGCGACCCCGCGCTCGACGAGAAGCCCGAACTGCTCGCCAAGCGCGGCGGCGCGTTCTACTCGGAGGCGGCCGTGGACCTCGCGGCCTCGCTGCTCGGCAACGGCGGCAGCCCGTACCAGGTGGTCAACACCATCAACAACGGCACGCTGCCCTTCCTGCCCGACGACGCGGTCATCGAGGTGCAGGCCACCGTCGACGGCAAGGGCGCCAAGCCACTCGCCGTACCGAAGCTCGACCCGCTGTACGCCGGGCTCATCGCCCACGTCACGGGCTACGAGGACATGGCGCTCCAGGCCGCGCTGCACGGCGGCCGCGAGCGCGTGTTCAAGGCGCTGCTCGCCCACCCGCTGGTCGGCCAGTACGCGTACGCCGAGCAGCTCACCGACAGCCTCATCGCGCACAACCGGGAGCACCTGGCGTGGGCGTAGGCACGAGCGTGCTCGCCATCGACGCGGGCAACAGCAAGACCGACGTCGCGGTGGTGTCGGCCGACGGCACGGTCGTCGGCGCGGCCCGCGGCGGCGGGTTCCAGCCGCCGCGGATCGGCGTCGAACCGGCGGTGGACATCCTGGCGGACGCGGTGACGCGGGCGTTCGCCGAGGCGGGCGTGGACTCCGTCGGCCACGTCTCCGCCTGTCTCGCCAACGCCGATCTGCCCGTCGAGGAGGAGGAGTTGGCGGTCGCGGTGCGGCGGCGCGCGTGGGGCGCCTCGGTCGAGGTGCGCAACGACACCTTCGCCATCCTGCGCGCCGGGCTCCTGGAGGACGCCGAACCGCGCGGCGTCGCCGTGGTGTGCGGCGCGGGCATCAACTGCGTGGGCATGCTGCCCGACGGGCGCACGGCCCGCTTCCCCGCCATCGGCCGGATCTCCGGCGACTGGGGCGGGGGCGGCGGCCTCGCCGAGGAGGCGCTCTGGTTCGCGGCGCGCGCCGAGGACGGCCGCGGCGCGCCGACCGCGCTGCGCGAGATGCTGCCCGCGCACTTCGGCCTGGAGTCCATGTACGCGCTGATCGAGGCGCTGCACCTGGGGCGCATCGCGCAGGTGCGGCGGCACGAACTGACGCCGGTGCTCTTCGCGGCCGCGGCGGCGGGCGACACCGTGGCGCGCTCCGTGGTGGACCGGATGGCCGACGAGGTGGTGGCCATGTCGACCGTCGCGCTCGACCGCCTCGGCCTGCTCGACGAGGAGGCGCCGGTGCTGCTCGGCGGCAGCGTCCTGGCCGCCCGCCATCCCCAACTGGACGACCGCATCAGGGCCTTGCTGGAGGAGCGGGCGCCGAAGGCGGTGCCCCGGGTGGTCGCCGCCAGGCCCGTGCTCGGCGCCGCGCTCCTGGGCTTCGACCACGTCGGGGCGCCCACCGAGGTGCACGCGCGCGTACGGACGCACTACGAGGCCGCCGCCTGAACCGCGGTACGTCCGGGCCCGTCGGTCCGGACGTGCCGCGCCCCCTCGTCGGCGCCCGCGGGGAACCGAACACCGGTGAATCTCGTGTTCAAGGGCAGGGATCCGCACAAGATCGAGACAAGCCCTGTGCGGATGTCAGTCCCTGCGGCAATACTTGCGGCCGTGCCCTCTTCCCGCGCCGGCCGCGCGGGGCGGGGCGCGAACGTCCGATGACCAAGGGGGAGGTCGAGGTCAAGGTGACACATCCGCCGAACGGCAGCGCCGTGCCGCCGGGCCCGCCGGGAGCGCCCGGGCAGCCGCCCGCCGCACCCGTGCCCGCGCTGCCCGCAGTCCCGCCGCAGGCGCCGGGCCCTTCGCCCGCGCAGCCGCCGCGGCCCGCGCCGCCCGCCGCCGCGCGCCGCACGGCCTGGGCCGAGGGGACGGACCGGCTGCGCGCCGCGGCCACCACCGAGCCCGGCAAGCTGCGGATCATCGGCGCCTTCCTCGCCCTGCTCGTCGTCGCCTTCGGCGCGGTCACCACCTGGCAGATGACGGACCGTTCGGCCGCCGCGGACGACGTGCTGCACCGCAGCCAGCCGCTGAGCGCCGACGCCGCGGCCATCTACCGCTCGCTCGCCGACGCCAACACCGCGGCGTCCAGCGGCTTCCTCGCGGGCGGCCAGGAGCCCGCCTCGGTCCGCTCCCGCTACGAGAGCGACATCGAGCGGGCCTCGGACAAGCTCGCGAAGGCCGCGTCGAACGCGGGCGCGGACTCCTCGTCGGCGGCCGCCGTGGGCAAGCTGAACAAGCTGCTTCCGCAGTACACGGGCCTGATCGAGCGGGCCCGCGCCAACAACCGCCAGGGCCTGCCGCTCGGCGGCGCCTATCTGCGCTACGCCAACGACAAGATGCAGACGCAGATGCTCCCGGCCGCCGAGAAGCTCTACAAGGCGGAGAACAACCGCCTCGACTCCGACTACGGCAAGGCGAAGCCGTACCCGTGGTTCGCCATCGCCCTCGGTCTCCTCGCGCTCGGCGCCCTGGTCTGGGCCCAGCGCCGCAACTACCGCCGTACGAACCGGGTGTTCAACCACGGGCTGCTGGCCGCCACCGCCGCCACGACCGTCGTGATGCTCTGGCTGGTGGTCGGCCACACCTTCGCCAGATCGGGCCTCGACGACTCCTACGACAACGGGGTGCAGTCCCTGAACGTCCTCAACGACGCCCGCATCAGCTCCCTGAAGGCCCGGGGCAACGAGAACCTGACCCTGGTCAGCCGGGGCGCGGAGACCACCGAGGTGGGCGGCAAGGTGCAGGACAAGTTCGACGTCTCCTACCGCACGCTGATGAAGCGCCTCGGCGACGCGGACAACGGACTGCTCGGGCAGGCCGCCGCCCTCGCCGACGACCAGAACGGCAGGAGCCCGGTCGCCGCCGCCGTGAAGAACGTGGGCGTCTGGAAGCTGCGGCACAAGGAGGCGCGCGCCAGCGACGACTCCGGCGACTACCAGGACGCGCTGAACAAGGTCATCGGCACCAAGGCCGACGCCCCGACCGGAGAGTGCTTCGACAACGTGGACGCCGCCCTCGAACAGGCACTGGCGCACGAGCAGGGCGAGTTCAAGCAGGCGGCCGAGGACGGCAGGGGCGCCATGAGCGGCCTGCCCGTCGGCGC contains:
- a CDS encoding 6-phospho-beta-glucosidase, which codes for MKLAVVGGGSTYTPELIDGFARLRDTLPIEELVLVDPATDRLDLVGGLARRIFAKQGHPGRIVTTSDVDAGVADADAVLLQLRVGGQAARNQDETWPLECGCVGQETTGAGGLAKALRTVPVVLDIAERVRRTNPNAWIIDFTNPVGIVTRALLQAGHKAVGLCNVAIGFQRKFAKLLDVAPGEVHLDHVGLNHLTWETGVRLGGPGGDDVLPRLLAEHGDAVAEDLRMPRAIVDRLGVVPSYYLRYFYQHDAVVEELRTKPSRASEVAAMERTLLEMYGDPALDEKPELLAKRGGAFYSEAAVDLAASLLGNGGSPYQVVNTINNGTLPFLPDDAVIEVQATVDGKGAKPLAVPKLDPLYAGLIAHVTGYEDMALQAALHGGRERVFKALLAHPLVGQYAYAEQLTDSLIAHNREHLAWA
- a CDS encoding N-acetylglucosamine kinase is translated as MGVGTSVLAIDAGNSKTDVAVVSADGTVVGAARGGGFQPPRIGVEPAVDILADAVTRAFAEAGVDSVGHVSACLANADLPVEEEELAVAVRRRAWGASVEVRNDTFAILRAGLLEDAEPRGVAVVCGAGINCVGMLPDGRTARFPAIGRISGDWGGGGGLAEEALWFAARAEDGRGAPTALREMLPAHFGLESMYALIEALHLGRIAQVRRHELTPVLFAAAAAGDTVARSVVDRMADEVVAMSTVALDRLGLLDEEAPVLLGGSVLAARHPQLDDRIRALLEERAPKAVPRVVAARPVLGAALLGFDHVGAPTEVHARVRTHYEAAA